In Cetobacterium sp. ZOR0034, one genomic interval encodes:
- a CDS encoding aminopeptidase, translating into MDQRIEILAKNLVTYSCRVQKGEKVLIETVGEDTKDLVKALVKEVYAVGGHPFVTIKDQSVTRELLKGMDQTQAELMAKYELERMKDMDAYIAIRAAENASELSDIESSRMKVYTDYFMKPVHLGERVNNTKWVVLRYPNNSMAQLANTSLESFENFYFNVCNLDYSKMSKAMDSLTALLDRTDKVRITGPGTDISFSIKDIPSVKCCGLRNIPDGEVYSAPVIDSVNGVITYNTPSVYQGTTFENVCFKFENGKIVEATANNTERLNEILDTDNGARYIGEFALGVNPYILKPMKDTLFDEKIAGSIHFTPGQAYKLADNGNKSAVHWDLVLIQRPDFGGGEIWFDDVLIRKDGIFVIEELEVLNPENLK; encoded by the coding sequence GTGGATCAAAGAATTGAAATACTTGCAAAGAATTTAGTTACTTACTCTTGTAGAGTACAAAAAGGTGAAAAAGTTTTAATAGAAACAGTTGGAGAAGACACGAAAGACTTAGTAAAAGCTCTTGTAAAAGAGGTTTATGCAGTTGGTGGACATCCTTTTGTAACAATTAAAGACCAAAGTGTAACAAGAGAATTATTAAAAGGTATGGACCAAACACAAGCTGAATTAATGGCTAAATATGAATTAGAAAGAATGAAAGACATGGATGCTTACATTGCTATAAGAGCAGCAGAAAATGCATCTGAGTTATCAGATATAGAATCAAGTAGAATGAAAGTTTATACAGATTACTTTATGAAACCAGTTCATTTAGGAGAAAGAGTTAACAATACTAAGTGGGTTGTTTTAAGATATCCAAATAACTCTATGGCTCAATTAGCAAATACATCATTAGAATCATTTGAAAACTTCTATTTTAATGTTTGTAATTTAGACTATTCAAAAATGAGCAAAGCGATGGATTCATTAACTGCTCTTTTAGATAGAACAGATAAAGTTAGAATAACAGGACCAGGAACAGATATATCGTTCTCTATAAAAGATATTCCATCTGTTAAATGTTGTGGACTTAGAAACATTCCAGACGGAGAAGTTTATTCAGCTCCTGTAATTGATTCAGTAAATGGAGTTATAACTTATAACACTCCTTCTGTTTATCAAGGAACAACTTTTGAAAATGTTTGTTTCAAATTTGAAAATGGAAAAATTGTTGAAGCTACAGCTAATAATACAGAGAGACTAAATGAAATTTTAGATACTGATAATGGTGCTAGATATATCGGAGAATTTGCTTTAGGAGTAAACCCATATATTTTAAAACCTATGAAAGATACATTGTTTGATGAAAAGATAGCTGGAAGTATACACTTCACACCAGGACAAGCTTATAAACTTGCAGACAATGGAAATAAATCAGCAGTTCATTGGGATTTAGTTCTAATTCAAAGACCAGACTTCGGTGGTGGAGAGATTTGGTTTGATGACGTTTTAATTAGAAAAGACGGAATCTTTGTTATCGAAGAGTTAGAAGTATTAAATCCAGAAAATTTAAAGTAG
- a CDS encoding YaaA family protein: MKLFFSPSKGMKYKTFQNLKQFQSTSQNENLKIKTNELVGALKVFSKDDLSKIFKIKGSLLEETYNQYQFYYEQEEREAISLYDGVSFKQIDLESFSNSEFDYIKNNVLIFSALYGINFGSNLIRPYRLDMTNKILEISPYSFWNEVIENFLLTYKNEIFINIASKEFSKILNRKIFNVIDIEFRQIVDEKVKNISTEAKKARGAMLNYLIEIKGNNISQIKSFNRLGYQFSEEDSTENEFIFLKK; encoded by the coding sequence ATGAAACTATTTTTTTCCCCAAGTAAAGGAATGAAATATAAAACATTTCAAAACTTAAAGCAATTTCAAAGTACATCACAAAATGAAAATTTAAAAATAAAAACCAATGAATTAGTAGGTGCATTAAAAGTATTTTCAAAAGATGATTTATCCAAAATTTTTAAAATAAAAGGTTCTCTTCTAGAAGAAACTTATAATCAATATCAGTTTTATTATGAACAAGAGGAGAGGGAAGCAATATCTCTTTATGATGGTGTAAGTTTTAAACAGATTGATTTGGAAAGTTTTTCAAATTCAGAATTTGATTATATCAAAAATAATGTTTTAATATTCTCAGCTTTATATGGAATCAATTTTGGTTCTAATCTTATAAGACCCTACAGATTAGATATGACGAATAAGATTTTAGAGATTTCCCCATACAGTTTCTGGAATGAGGTTATCGAGAATTTTCTTCTCACTTATAAAAATGAGATTTTTATAAACATAGCATCAAAAGAGTTTTCTAAAATTTTAAACCGAAAAATATTCAACGTTATAGATATTGAGTTTAGACAAATAGTTGATGAAAAGGTCAAAAATATAAGTACAGAAGCTAAAAAAGCTAGAGGTGCTATGTTAAATTATTTAATCGAAATTAAAGGTAATAATATATCTCAGATTAAATCTTTTAATCGATTGGGATATCAGTTTTCAGAAGAGGATTCAACTGAAAATGAATTCATATTTCTTAAAAAATAG
- a CDS encoding DeoR/GlpR family DNA-binding transcription regulator → MFVEERKQRILNILKQKEKVSVNELSDLFSVSKVIIRKDLCNMEEENLLTRTHGGAILKRKLVDKIVLKDIAKEDLDEKTELAEKVISLIKEKDIIFLDDSTVTILVAALLQKKKINITVITNMLEIQKILSENKGIEIISLGGVYDSRTDSFIGEMARQNLECFNPNKVFIGIGGINVDKMQISTCTIDEGKFKNTALQVGQECFIITQSKKFFQDSIFNFSKLKDGMTIITDKNIPSDIEDKLIENGIKIIK, encoded by the coding sequence ATGTTTGTTGAAGAAAGAAAACAAAGAATTTTAAATATATTAAAGCAAAAAGAAAAAGTAAGTGTAAATGAGTTGAGCGATTTATTTTCTGTAAGTAAAGTCATAATCCGTAAAGATCTTTGTAACATGGAAGAGGAAAATCTATTGACAAGAACACATGGTGGGGCAATTTTAAAAAGAAAACTTGTGGATAAAATAGTTCTAAAAGATATAGCTAAAGAGGATTTAGATGAGAAAACAGAACTTGCTGAAAAAGTTATTAGCCTAATAAAAGAAAAAGATATTATCTTTTTAGATGATTCAACAGTTACGATATTAGTTGCTGCACTTTTACAAAAGAAAAAAATTAATATAACAGTTATAACTAATATGTTAGAGATACAAAAAATCTTATCTGAAAATAAAGGAATTGAGATTATCTCTTTAGGGGGAGTTTATGATTCGAGAACAGATTCTTTTATAGGAGAGATGGCTCGACAAAATCTAGAATGTTTTAACCCTAATAAGGTTTTTATAGGTATCGGTGGAATAAATGTAGATAAGATGCAAATTAGTACTTGTACAATAGATGAAGGAAAATTTAAAAATACAGCTCTTCAAGTGGGACAGGAATGCTTTATAATAACTCAAAGTAAAAAGTTTTTCCAAGATTCAATTTTCAACTTTTCAAAGTTAAAAGATGGAATGACTATAATAACCGATAAAAATATTCCAAGTGATATTGAAGATAAATTAATTGAAAATGGAATAAAAATAATCAAGTAA